The Fictibacillus arsenicus genome contains a region encoding:
- the ylbJ gene encoding sporulation integral membrane protein YlbJ, whose amino-acid sequence MNKAHLKSFLLAASAIIIAFSIIIYPKDTYMASVTGLKMWWDVVFPSLMPFFILSEVLMGFGVVHLIGVIFEPLMRPLFRVPGSGGFVWAMGISSGFPAGAKLTARLWHQKQITTIEAERLVSFTNCSNPLFMFSAIAVGFFHNAALGIVLAVSHYIGNFVVGLIMRFHGWKKDERTQNDIYRGKGLKNAFKHMHEARLADNRPIGQLLGDAVQQSTKTLLMIGGFIILFSVLSRMMDLLHVADLLSKLMNYIFLLFSLSETLSLPLIKGIFEITLGSNLTSLAQSSVLQQAAITSFILAFSGFSVQAQVASILADTDIKFKPFFIARIMHGFLSAIICVLVFPYLYHVKSGAAPAFAFITEKSEDFGNYGMAALAHSHYVTLGFLLLSIFIWHRKLIKKNSLRY is encoded by the coding sequence ATGAATAAAGCACATTTAAAATCATTTTTACTGGCTGCTTCTGCAATCATTATTGCTTTTTCCATTATTATATACCCAAAAGATACCTATATGGCATCTGTAACAGGGCTCAAAATGTGGTGGGATGTTGTTTTCCCTTCTCTTATGCCTTTTTTTATATTATCTGAGGTCTTGATGGGCTTTGGTGTCGTACATCTTATTGGTGTTATATTTGAACCTCTTATGCGGCCACTGTTTCGAGTGCCTGGATCTGGAGGGTTCGTTTGGGCGATGGGAATCTCATCAGGTTTTCCCGCAGGAGCGAAATTAACAGCCCGTCTATGGCATCAAAAACAGATTACTACCATAGAAGCAGAACGTCTCGTTTCTTTTACAAACTGTTCTAACCCTCTCTTTATGTTCAGTGCGATCGCAGTTGGCTTTTTCCATAATGCAGCTCTTGGTATCGTACTTGCCGTCAGTCATTATATAGGAAATTTCGTTGTCGGCTTGATCATGAGATTTCATGGCTGGAAAAAAGACGAAAGAACTCAAAATGATATTTATCGCGGGAAAGGACTCAAAAATGCTTTTAAACACATGCATGAGGCAAGGCTGGCTGATAACCGCCCTATTGGTCAGCTGCTTGGTGATGCCGTTCAGCAGTCCACTAAAACCCTTTTAATGATAGGCGGTTTTATCATTCTGTTTTCGGTATTAAGCCGAATGATGGATCTGCTGCATGTTGCTGATCTTTTATCAAAGCTCATGAACTATATCTTCCTTCTGTTTTCACTTTCGGAAACACTAAGTCTTCCATTAATAAAAGGTATTTTTGAAATTACACTTGGCAGCAATTTAACAAGTCTTGCTCAATCCTCCGTTTTACAGCAAGCAGCAATCACAAGTTTCATCTTGGCATTTAGCGGTTTTTCTGTACAGGCACAAGTTGCCAGTATTCTTGCAGATACAGATATTAAGTTTAAACCTTTCTTTATTGCGAGAATCATGCATGGGTTTTTGTCTGCTATTATTTGTGTTTTAGTATTCCCTTATTTGTACCACGTTAAAAGCGGAGCAGCTCCGGCATTTGCCTTCATTACTGAAAAAAGTGAGGATTTTGGTAATTACGGTATGGCTGCGCTGGCACATAGTCACTATGTAACACTCGGATTTTTATTGCTTTCCATATTCATTTGGCATCGAAAACTTATTAAGAAAAACAGCCTCCGTTACTAA
- a CDS encoding patatin-like phospholipase family protein, whose translation MTEPKIGLALGSGGARGFAHLGVVKALREAGIPIDMVAGSSMGALVGAMVCIGQNDENLYKMANLFKRKYYMDYTVPKMGFITGKKIKELIKLLSKQKLIEQTEIPLAIVATDLLHGEKVVFRTGPIADAVRASISIPGIMVPEKIDGKLLVDGGVIDRVPVSVVREMGADLVIAVDISHFKAEHEVSSIFDVIIQSIDIMQREMVRWHEVSADIMIRPMVEQFSSTAFKDVNDIIAIGEEAGRKQVPKILEKIKTWKESSNDHQ comes from the coding sequence ATGACTGAACCCAAAATCGGACTTGCTCTAGGATCTGGCGGTGCCAGAGGCTTTGCGCATCTTGGAGTGGTAAAAGCGTTAAGAGAAGCTGGAATTCCAATCGATATGGTGGCTGGAAGCAGTATGGGAGCGCTTGTCGGTGCAATGGTTTGCATCGGACAAAATGACGAAAACCTTTATAAAATGGCAAATCTTTTTAAACGGAAATATTATATGGACTATACAGTTCCAAAAATGGGCTTCATTACTGGCAAAAAAATAAAAGAATTAATAAAACTTCTTTCAAAGCAAAAACTTATTGAACAAACGGAGATTCCTTTGGCCATCGTTGCAACTGACTTGCTTCATGGAGAAAAAGTAGTATTTAGAACTGGACCGATAGCTGACGCAGTAAGAGCGAGCATATCTATTCCAGGAATTATGGTTCCTGAAAAGATAGACGGCAAGCTATTAGTGGATGGCGGCGTAATTGACCGTGTGCCTGTATCTGTAGTTCGAGAGATGGGGGCAGATTTGGTTATTGCAGTGGATATATCTCATTTTAAAGCCGAGCATGAGGTATCTTCTATTTTTGATGTGATCATTCAAAGCATAGATATCATGCAGCGTGAAATGGTCAGGTGGCATGAAGTATCTGCCGACATTATGATCCGTCCAATGGTAGAGCAATTCAGTTCTACGGCGTTTAAAGATGTTAATGACATCATTGCTATAGGAGAGGAAGCTGGCAGAAAGCAGGTTCCAAAAATATTAGAAAAGATTAAGACGTGGAAGGAGTCATCGAATGACCATCAATAG
- a CDS encoding SepM family pheromone-processing serine protease: MTINRDEKKNFFSQNKFVILFLIAFAFIAFYPLPYYITSPGDARELDPIIHVEDGDEDEGVFMLTTVSIGTANIPQYIWAKLSDYREVIPADQIRSEDETDEEYNQRQLQMMEDSQHAATIVAYQEAGKKVDIEYHGVYVTGIMSGMPAEEKLKVGDKIVAVDHKPVMETKKLLEVLSPKKAGDKVDLTILRGDKKMNVALNIEEFPKKYVQDEGPKAGLGITSPVADVSIVTNPKVKIDTSQIGGPSAGLMFTLEILDQLNKEDLTHGKKIAGTGTMDLQKNVGPIGGIQQKIVAADDAGAEIFFAPVEANNYRDAVKVQKDIGSKMKIVPVKTLDDALEYLEKL, encoded by the coding sequence ATGACCATCAATAGAGATGAGAAGAAAAATTTTTTCTCACAAAATAAATTTGTAATCTTGTTTTTAATCGCATTTGCATTCATCGCTTTTTATCCCCTTCCTTACTACATTACTTCTCCTGGAGATGCAAGGGAGCTGGATCCGATAATTCATGTAGAAGATGGTGATGAAGATGAAGGGGTCTTTATGCTGACAACCGTATCGATCGGTACAGCTAATATCCCGCAGTACATATGGGCAAAACTCAGCGATTATCGAGAAGTAATACCTGCAGATCAAATCAGAAGCGAAGATGAAACAGATGAGGAATATAACCAGCGACAGCTGCAAATGATGGAAGATTCTCAGCATGCGGCGACAATCGTTGCATATCAAGAAGCAGGAAAGAAAGTCGACATAGAATATCACGGTGTGTATGTGACGGGAATCATGTCTGGCATGCCGGCAGAAGAAAAATTAAAAGTTGGAGATAAGATCGTAGCAGTTGACCATAAACCTGTTATGGAAACTAAAAAACTGCTTGAAGTGCTAAGTCCTAAAAAAGCAGGGGACAAAGTAGATTTGACTATTTTACGCGGTGATAAAAAGATGAACGTCGCTTTAAACATTGAAGAGTTCCCAAAAAAGTATGTGCAAGATGAAGGTCCAAAAGCAGGACTAGGAATCACTTCACCTGTAGCAGATGTTTCAATCGTAACGAATCCAAAAGTTAAGATTGACACTTCTCAAATCGGAGGACCGTCTGCTGGTCTTATGTTTACTCTTGAGATCTTAGATCAGCTTAATAAAGAAGACTTAACACACGGAAAAAAAATTGCAGGAACAGGCACGATGGATCTTCAGAAAAACGTGGGTCCGATCGGAGGGATTCAGCAGAAGATAGTAGCTGCGGATGATGCAGGTGCAGAAATATTCTTTGCGCCAGTTGAAGCCAACAACTATCGTGATGCTGTTAAAGTCCAAAAGGACATCGGTTCGAAGATGAAGATCGTGCCAGTAAAGACTTTAGATGACGCTTTGGAGTATTTGGAGAAGCTTTAA